The Dehalococcoidia bacterium genome has a segment encoding these proteins:
- the mraZ gene encoding division/cell wall cluster transcriptional repressor MraZ has product MFLGEYEVRIGDKNRLAIPAHFRTEFKPGLVLAQGMDDTPCLNVFTLAEWERFYQRICAVPIEKSRGRDARRLFFASAFSTEIDTQGRFVLPLGLRQYAQLAENVMIVGAGDHLEIWNKDAWGPYREKLDGLRWQLTETLEQRS; this is encoded by the coding sequence ATGTTCCTCGGCGAGTATGAGGTCCGCATAGGCGACAAGAACCGGCTTGCCATTCCGGCGCACTTCCGCACGGAATTCAAGCCCGGGCTGGTGCTCGCCCAGGGGATGGATGACACCCCCTGCCTGAACGTGTTCACACTCGCCGAGTGGGAGCGGTTCTACCAGCGCATCTGCGCCGTGCCCATCGAGAAGAGCCGGGGCAGGGATGCGCGCCGCCTTTTCTTCGCCTCTGCCTTCAGCACCGAGATAGACACGCAGGGCCGATTTGTTCTCCCGCTAGGGCTGCGCCAGTACGCTCAATTGGCCGAGAACGTGATGATCGTGGGCGCCGGCGACCACCTGGAGATATGGAACAAAGACGCTTGGGGCCCGTATCGGGAGAAGCTGGACGGTCTCCGCTGGCAGCTCACCGAGACGCTTGAGCAAAGGAGCTAG
- a CDS encoding MogA/MoaB family molybdenum cofactor biosynthesis protein, protein MLRIGVLTVSDMGARGLRADGSGEAIRQTLPRMQGQEVRYAIVPDERERIAEVLREWADSGQVDLILTTGGTGLGPRDVTPEATRDVLDREAPGLAEAMRADTLKKTPFAMISRQVAGARGRCLIVNLPGSPKAVRECLEVVLPVLPHAVQLLRGDTASHPTA, encoded by the coding sequence ATGCTACGAATCGGAGTGCTTACCGTCAGCGACATGGGCGCCCGCGGTCTCCGCGCCGACGGCAGCGGCGAGGCCATACGGCAGACGTTGCCCCGCATGCAGGGCCAGGAGGTGCGCTACGCCATCGTCCCGGACGAGCGGGAGCGGATCGCCGAAGTGCTGCGCGAGTGGGCTGACAGCGGACAGGTGGACCTCATCCTGACGACGGGCGGGACGGGCCTCGGCCCGCGCGACGTCACGCCGGAAGCGACGCGCGACGTGCTGGACCGCGAGGCGCCGGGCCTCGCCGAGGCCATGAGGGCGGACACGCTCAAGAAGACCCCTTTCGCCATGATCAGCCGGCAGGTGGCGGGCGCGCGCGGGCGCTGCCTCATCGTGAACCTGCCCGGCAGTCCCAAGGCGGTGCGCGAGTGCCTGGAAGTGGTGCTGCCCGTCCTGCCGCATGCCGTCCAGCTTCTGCGGGGCGACACCGCCAGCCACCCGACGGCGTAG
- the rsmH gene encoding 16S rRNA (cytosine(1402)-N(4))-methyltransferase RsmH, which yields MLALDFVHTPVLVREVTDALAVQPGGRYVDCTVGQGGHALAILEASAPGGQVLGMDLDPVALQAAQQRLARFSGSFELVNSNYVHIKAVCAARNFQPVHGVLFDLGLSSLQLESEGKGFSFQEDAPLDMRFSPDQKTTAADIVNGAPEEELAHILWAYGEERFSRQIARRIVARRPFSTARQLAEAVAQATPRGPRRIHPATRTFQAIRIAVNQELQNIEEGLRQAMDVLGYGGRLVVISYHSLEDRLVKHFFREESTDCLCPPGTPACICGHRARARLVMRKSVVPTPEELRQNPRSRSARLRALERTA from the coding sequence GTGCTCGCCTTGGATTTCGTGCACACGCCCGTGCTCGTCCGCGAGGTGACCGACGCCCTGGCCGTCCAGCCAGGGGGCCGGTACGTGGACTGCACCGTAGGCCAGGGCGGACACGCGCTGGCTATTCTGGAGGCAAGCGCCCCCGGAGGCCAGGTGCTGGGCATGGACCTGGACCCGGTAGCCCTTCAAGCCGCACAGCAACGGCTGGCCCGCTTCTCGGGGTCCTTTGAACTGGTGAATAGCAACTACGTGCATATCAAGGCCGTCTGCGCCGCGCGGAACTTTCAGCCCGTCCACGGTGTCCTGTTTGACCTGGGCCTCTCGTCCCTCCAACTCGAAAGCGAGGGCAAAGGCTTCAGCTTCCAGGAGGACGCCCCCCTGGACATGCGCTTCTCGCCGGACCAGAAGACCACCGCCGCGGACATCGTGAACGGCGCTCCGGAGGAGGAGTTGGCGCACATCCTGTGGGCCTATGGAGAGGAGCGCTTCAGCAGGCAGATCGCACGGCGCATCGTGGCGCGGCGGCCTTTTTCCACCGCCCGGCAGCTTGCCGAGGCAGTCGCGCAGGCGACGCCGCGCGGCCCGCGCCGCATTCATCCGGCCACCAGGACGTTCCAGGCCATCCGCATCGCCGTCAACCAGGAGCTCCAGAACATAGAGGAGGGCCTGCGGCAGGCGATGGATGTCCTGGGGTACGGCGGTCGCCTTGTAGTCATCAGCTATCACTCCCTGGAGGACAGGCTGGTCAAGCACTTCTTCCGCGAGGAGTCCACCGACTGCCTGTGCCCGCCCGGCACGCCGGCCTGCATATGCGGCCACAGGGCGCGGGCGCGTCTGGTGATGCGAAAGTCAGTGGTGCCCACGCCCGAGGAATTGCGGCAGAACCCGCGAAGCCGCAGCGCCCGCCTTCGCGCACTTGAGCGGACCGCTTAG
- a CDS encoding CocE/NonD family hydrolase, producing the protein MSETSVTIPCGRFNLEGSLGLPERLTRAVPGVVVCHPHPLYGGDMNNNVVIAVCGALLDRGIATLRFNFRGVGGSGGSFDGGIGEREDAKAALSFLEQREEVDPARLGLAGYSFGATVAATVASGDPRVKVLAAISLPTSNVDALSLGRCHAPKLFVAGDGDPYVDAPVLQRLAESALPAEVRVVEGADHLWQGNEWEMARDVALFFDKAFPLPTG; encoded by the coding sequence ATGTCCGAGACGTCAGTCACCATCCCCTGCGGACGGTTCAACCTTGAGGGGTCGCTGGGCCTTCCCGAGCGGCTCACCCGGGCCGTGCCGGGAGTCGTCGTCTGCCACCCGCACCCTCTCTACGGCGGCGACATGAACAACAACGTGGTCATCGCCGTGTGCGGCGCGCTGCTGGACAGGGGCATCGCCACGCTGCGCTTCAACTTCCGCGGCGTGGGCGGCAGCGGCGGCAGCTTCGACGGCGGCATCGGCGAGCGCGAGGACGCGAAGGCGGCGCTGTCGTTCCTGGAGCAACGGGAAGAGGTGGACCCGGCGCGCCTCGGCCTGGCGGGCTACTCGTTCGGCGCCACGGTGGCGGCGACCGTGGCGAGCGGCGATCCCCGGGTCAAGGTGCTGGCCGCGATTTCTCTGCCGACATCGAACGTGGATGCCCTGTCGCTGGGCCGCTGTCACGCGCCCAAGCTGTTCGTCGCCGGCGACGGCGACCCGTACGTGGACGCGCCTGTCCTCCAGCGGCTTGCGGAGAGCGCGCTTCCGGCGGAGGTGCGCGTCGTGGAGGGCGCCGATCACCTCTGGCAGGGGAACGAGTGGGAGATGGCGCGGGACGTGGCGCTGTTCTTCGACAAGGCGTTCCCGCTGCCGACGGGGTAG
- a CDS encoding toll/interleukin-1 receptor domain-containing protein, translated as MATEIEEDATKVLRVLVRWETSADDDQRGSHYVHGPELATKVDLTPQRVNLAVAFLDRAGFIEAEGGMGTAPFDFSMVRPTVNGHLAIQRSEANDQPTEIERDATAVLRTLVGWAEVDNDPHRGEYRVSGKELTDKLGLLPQRVNNAVALLQSSGFVKWFQAMGTAPYDFVDVMASPEGHLEVQRLTEQETQHRETGLDVFLSHSSLDDDLCKDIAILLKNSGIRVFATPASIPTGKWEEQIEEALQNASTVWVLLTPNAMSQSVWTHHEFGYFYGFRHGKGVDHRGDSCRFLYSDPSHLRGLYGHIQGTRVASFEDPVALAREIAAGLGEDLSIPSGWVPRRYPTPAAPPQTPWTVRAGGPEFRLSPALNGRELKLGCSFQITAQTQPGGVEYRWLGVGTDTDWTTPMKENQPGKYQMKEIRLNPDSNPEENIVTLEIRFWLEDGKQHGGWWKWPLKSRGDGTWELRQELGSHVSQPLDDDWW; from the coding sequence TTGGCTACCGAGATAGAGGAAGATGCAACAAAGGTGCTGCGGGTTTTGGTGCGTTGGGAAACGTCCGCCGATGACGACCAACGGGGCAGCCACTACGTGCACGGTCCGGAACTGGCAACAAAAGTAGATCTGACTCCTCAGCGCGTCAACTTAGCCGTGGCTTTTCTGGACAGAGCTGGCTTCATTGAGGCAGAAGGGGGAATGGGGACAGCTCCCTTTGACTTCAGCATGGTTCGACCAACAGTCAATGGCCACTTGGCAATCCAGCGCTCTGAAGCAAACGATCAACCCACTGAGATCGAGAGGGACGCTACGGCCGTGTTGCGGACACTGGTGGGGTGGGCAGAAGTCGACAACGACCCTCATCGGGGCGAGTACAGGGTGAGCGGGAAGGAGTTGACTGACAAACTTGGTCTATTACCCCAACGGGTGAATAACGCCGTGGCGCTCTTGCAGAGTTCTGGGTTTGTGAAATGGTTTCAGGCGATGGGGACCGCACCATATGATTTCGTGGATGTGATGGCATCCCCAGAAGGTCACCTGGAGGTACAGAGACTCACCGAGCAGGAAACCCAGCACCGTGAGACCGGGCTGGACGTCTTCTTAAGTCACTCCAGCTTAGATGACGACTTGTGCAAAGATATCGCTATCCTTCTCAAGAATAGCGGCATCCGGGTGTTTGCAACGCCAGCTAGTATTCCGACTGGGAAGTGGGAGGAACAAATAGAAGAAGCCCTGCAAAACGCGTCCACTGTCTGGGTTCTCTTAACACCCAACGCCATGTCACAAAGCGTGTGGACCCATCATGAGTTCGGATATTTTTATGGGTTCAGGCACGGCAAAGGCGTTGACCACAGAGGGGACAGTTGCCGGTTCCTATACTCAGATCCCTCCCACTTGAGAGGCTTGTACGGCCATATTCAAGGGACTCGGGTGGCCTCGTTTGAGGATCCTGTGGCGCTTGCCCGTGAAATTGCGGCTGGGCTGGGTGAAGATCTCAGTATTCCGTCAGGATGGGTTCCTAGGCGATATCCTACGCCTGCTGCCCCGCCACAGACTCCTTGGACAGTCCGGGCTGGAGGCCCAGAATTCCGACTGAGTCCTGCCCTCAATGGACGCGAATTGAAGCTGGGCTGCTCGTTTCAGATAACAGCACAGACGCAACCTGGTGGGGTCGAGTATCGGTGGCTTGGTGTTGGCACGGATACGGATTGGACCACACCAATGAAGGAAAACCAACCAGGGAAGTACCAGATGAAAGAAATAAGGCTAAACCCTGACTCGAACCCTGAAGAGAATATCGTCACTCTCGAGATACGGTTCTGGTTAGAAGATGGGAAGCAACACGGCGGGTGGTGGAAGTGGCCTCTCAAGTCGAGAGGAGATGGAACTTGGGAATTAAGGCAGGAATTGGGCAGTCACGTTTCCCAGCCTCTCGATGACGACTGGTGGTAG
- the trmD gene encoding tRNA (guanosine(37)-N1)-methyltransferase TrmD, producing MRFHIVTLFPDAFRGPLDVSILKRARERGLVDVRLYQLRDYTHDRHHVTDDAPFGGGPGMVLKPEPLFEAVEGIRRSVRAEGRPSLEGPLPVVLLDPQGRLLTQAVAREMASHEEIVLVCGHYEGVDERVRERLVTDEISIGDYVLTGGELPAMVLVEAVARLVPGVLGSEDSAPHDSHAQGLLQYPQYTRPATFQGWSVPEVLLSGDHKQIDLWRRRQSLLRTLRRRPDLLAATDLTAAERAFLKSRAAAGEGQPPPVGNVE from the coding sequence ATGCGTTTTCACATCGTCACGCTCTTCCCTGACGCTTTTCGCGGCCCACTGGACGTCAGCATCCTGAAGCGCGCCCGCGAGCGCGGCCTGGTGGACGTTCGTCTCTACCAGCTCCGCGACTACACCCACGATCGCCATCACGTAACGGATGACGCGCCGTTCGGCGGCGGGCCGGGCATGGTGCTCAAGCCGGAGCCGCTCTTCGAGGCGGTGGAGGGCATCCGGCGGAGCGTACGCGCGGAGGGGCGTCCTTCCCTGGAAGGACCTCTACCCGTCGTTCTCCTCGACCCCCAGGGGCGGCTGCTGACTCAGGCCGTAGCGCGAGAGATGGCGTCGCATGAGGAGATTGTGCTGGTGTGCGGGCACTACGAGGGCGTGGACGAGCGCGTGCGCGAGCGCCTCGTCACGGACGAAATCAGCATCGGCGATTACGTGCTGACGGGCGGCGAGCTTCCCGCCATGGTGCTGGTGGAGGCCGTCGCCCGTTTGGTCCCCGGCGTGCTGGGCAGCGAGGACTCCGCCCCGCACGACTCCCATGCCCAGGGGCTGCTCCAGTACCCCCAGTACACGCGCCCGGCCACCTTCCAGGGCTGGTCCGTGCCGGAGGTGCTCCTGTCCGGCGACCACAAGCAGATTGATCTATGGCGGCGCAGGCAGTCGCTCCTGCGGACGCTGCGACGGCGGCCAGACTTGCTTGCGGCGACCGACCTCACTGCGGCGGAGCGCGCGTTCCTGAAAAGCCGCGCCGCAGCCGGAGAGGGGCAGCCTCCTCCGGTCGGCAATGTGGAATGA